One genomic region from Bacteroidales bacterium encodes:
- the pstC gene encoding phosphate ABC transporter permease subunit PstC, which translates to MKDRIFKITLFLAALLILIIGGGMIYSLTTGAMPAFKEYGFFSFIFSSEWNYTAGSERYGALAFIVGTLLTSFLALAICIVFSIPVSIFTGEYFKGTKVASVLETMIDLLAGIPSIVYGLWGFYMLRPVIMNLGLSKQGFGVLTASIVLAIMIIPYAASLSSQFIKMTPVDLKEGAYSLGATRKEMVTKIVFPTVLPGVISSFILALGRALGETMAVTMLIGNTNTIPLSLGDTGNTMASIIANQFGEASDNRLAVLIAIALLLFIITLITNSIGRMLIRNMKPR; encoded by the coding sequence ATGAAGGACAGAATCTTTAAAATAACACTTTTTTTAGCAGCACTTCTTATTTTGATTATAGGAGGAGGAATGATATATTCCCTAACTACCGGAGCAATGCCAGCTTTTAAGGAGTACGGATTTTTCAGCTTTATTTTCTCATCCGAATGGAACTATACTGCCGGCTCGGAGCGTTACGGAGCACTTGCATTTATTGTCGGGACGCTTCTAACATCGTTTCTTGCGCTTGCTATCTGTATTGTTTTTTCAATACCCGTATCAATTTTTACAGGCGAATACTTTAAGGGCACAAAAGTAGCTTCCGTTTTAGAGACAATGATTGATCTTTTGGCGGGTATTCCGTCAATTGTTTATGGACTTTGGGGATTCTATATGCTCCGTCCTGTGATTATGAATCTTGGATTATCAAAACAGGGCTTTGGCGTTCTAACAGCATCTATTGTTTTAGCAATAATGATTATCCCTTATGCAGCCTCGTTAAGCAGTCAGTTTATTAAAATGACCCCTGTAGATTTAAAAGAGGGAGCTTACAGTCTTGGTGCTACTCGCAAAGAGATGGTAACCAAAATTGTATTCCCTACCGTGTTACCGGGCGTTATTTCCTCTTTTATTCTGGCTTTAGGGCGTGCTTTAGGCGAAACTATGGCTGTTACTATGCTTATTGGTAACACAAACACTATTCCTCTCAGTTTGGGAGATACTGGTAACACAATGGCAAGTATCATTGCTAATCAGTTTGGCGAAGCTTCAGATAATCGCCTTGCTGTTCTGATTGCTATTGCACTTTTGCTTTTTATTATCACACTGATTACAAACTCGATAGGACGAATGTTAATAAGAAATATGAAACCAAGATAA
- the pstS gene encoding phosphate ABC transporter substrate-binding protein PstS, which yields MLAAFGIVAVSCQNKGTVTLSGAGATFPQPFYLMTFKSYFEATNNTVSYGGIGSGGGIKSLKESIVDFAGTDAFLTDEEMIDMPSVIHIPTCMGAVVLAYNIEGVTNLKLTGDLIAKIYAGQIKYWDDEQLKAVNEGVNLPHKEIAPIYRSDGSGTTFVFTDYLSKVNSDWKEKYGGDKSVSFPAGFAAKGNPGVAGVLSQTDGSIGYIGSEYAFAQQLNFASIQNANGEFVTPSSSSISIAADTDIPADSRCMITNSPEPGAYPISLFTWIIVYEELNNGKRTEADAEALKSLLRYMLSDEVQASTEKVHYAPIPASVKEQALKNIDRMVYTNKES from the coding sequence ATGCTGGCAGCCTTTGGCATTGTTGCTGTAAGTTGTCAAAACAAGGGAACTGTAACCCTTTCAGGAGCGGGAGCTACTTTTCCGCAACCCTTTTACCTAATGACATTTAAATCCTATTTTGAAGCTACAAACAACACTGTTTCGTATGGAGGTATTGGTAGTGGTGGTGGTATCAAAAGTTTAAAAGAGAGTATTGTAGATTTTGCAGGAACAGACGCTTTCCTCACAGATGAAGAGATGATAGATATGCCTTCGGTAATTCATATCCCAACATGTATGGGTGCAGTAGTATTAGCATATAACATAGAGGGAGTAACAAATCTTAAACTTACCGGTGACTTGATTGCCAAAATTTATGCAGGTCAGATAAAATATTGGGACGATGAACAGCTAAAGGCTGTAAACGAAGGTGTTAATCTTCCACACAAAGAGATTGCCCCTATTTATCGTTCAGACGGTAGTGGTACAACTTTCGTATTCACCGATTATCTAAGCAAAGTAAATAGCGATTGGAAAGAAAAATATGGAGGCGACAAATCAGTTTCTTTCCCTGCAGGATTTGCAGCTAAAGGCAACCCCGGTGTTGCTGGCGTACTTAGCCAAACTGACGGAAGTATCGGATATATAGGTTCTGAGTATGCTTTTGCTCAACAGCTTAATTTTGCAAGTATTCAAAATGCTAATGGTGAGTTTGTTACACCATCGTCAAGCTCAATTTCAATTGCTGCAGATACCGATATTCCTGCAGACTCACGCTGTATGATAACCAACTCGCCTGAGCCGGGTGCTTATCCAATTAGTCTGTTCACATGGATTATTGTATATGAGGAGCTTAATAACGGTAAACGCACAGAGGCAGACGCCGAAGCACTTAAATCTCTACTTCGTTACATGCTTTCTGATGAAGTACAGGCAAGCACTGAAAAGGTACATTATGCACCAATTCCTGCTTCGGTTAAAGAGCAAGCCCTGAAAAATATTGACAGAATGGTATATACCAACAAAGAAAGCTAA
- a CDS encoding Fic family protein — MNLKNRLIEEKQAKRKGGLYHKTQINLAYNSNRIEGSRLTEEQTRYIFETRTIGFKEEEAVPVDDIIETSNHFVAFDFLLDSIDEPLSNAIIKTFHRILKSGTSDAAKPWFRLGDWKKLANEVGGMKTTMPQDVDSEMNKLNDWYSKLPTIEFENVIEYHYCFEQIHPFQDGNGRVGRLIMFRECLRNNIIPFIIDEQYKQFYYRGLKEFGTAREYLLDTCLSVQDTYKEWIKYFYGE, encoded by the coding sequence ATGAACTTAAAAAACCGACTTATAGAAGAAAAACAGGCGAAACGCAAAGGGGGCTTATACCATAAGACACAGATAAATCTTGCCTACAACTCTAACCGCATTGAGGGAAGTCGGCTTACCGAGGAGCAGACCCGCTATATTTTCGAAACCCGTACCATAGGATTCAAGGAGGAGGAAGCAGTGCCTGTTGATGATATTATTGAAACATCAAATCACTTTGTTGCCTTCGACTTCTTGTTAGACAGCATAGACGAGCCATTATCAAATGCAATAATCAAAACGTTTCACCGAATTTTAAAATCGGGTACTTCCGATGCCGCCAAACCCTGGTTCCGTTTAGGTGATTGGAAAAAGTTAGCCAACGAGGTGGGCGGTATGAAAACCACTATGCCACAAGATGTTGACTCTGAAATGAATAAGCTTAATGATTGGTATAGCAAATTGCCCACTATTGAGTTTGAGAATGTTATAGAATACCATTACTGCTTTGAGCAAATTCACCCCTTTCAAGACGGTAATGGCAGGGTCGGACGTTTGATTATGTTTCGGGAATGCCTGCGGAACAATATCATCCCTTTTATTATTGATGAACAATACAAACAATTTTACTACCGGGGATTAAAAGAGTTCGGCACGGCAAGAGAATATCTGCTCGACACTTGCCTTTCGGTGCAAGACACATATAAAGAGTGGATTAAATACTTCTATGGTGAGTAA